In Desulfocurvibacter africanus subsp. africanus DSM 2603, the DNA window CATGATCAAGGAAGACCTGGAAATCATGGGCCCCGTGCGCCTGGCCGATGTGGAAGGCGCTCAGCAGGCCGTGGTCAAGGTCGTCCGCCGCATGGAAACCGAGGGCCGCATAGTGGTCGGCAGAGGTTCGGGCGATGTCTTTATCTAGCGAACAGGCTGAACTACTGGTGCGTGAGGCGCGGGCTGAAAAGCCCGCGCGCGCCCAGGCTCTGGACAGCGGCGAGCACACCGAGCCCGATGCGGAAGGTGTGCGCTTCGTCTCGGGCCGCGTCATATTATCCATGAGCGACGGCTTGCCCAAGGTCACCTCGGTGCAGGAGATCGAGGGCAAGAAACCTCCGGTATGGGACGAGAAAGCCGGCGAGGAATATCTCTCTCGCGTGCGTGACAAAGCCATGGGCAAGGCCACGGAGATCTTGGCTCAAGCCATGGCCGATGCCGAGGAGATTAAGCGCAAGGCCTACGAGGAGGGGCTGGCTCAAGGCCGAAGCGAGGCCCTCAAGGAGGCCGCGGCCAAGCAGTCCGACATGGCCGAGGATTTGGCGCAGACGCTTTCGGCCATACGATCCGCCGGCAAACAGGCCTTTGATCGTCAGGCCGCCGACATCGTGCAGCTTATCCGCTTGGCCGTGGAACGCACCCTGGCCGTGGAAATGGACCAAAAGCGCGCGGAGATGCTGGAAAACCTCCTGCGCGAATCCTTGGACCTCATCGACTCGCAGCTCAACCTGACAATCCTTGTGCGCCCCGGAGAACGGGAACTGCTGACTCCCCTGCTGGAGGCATCCCGCGACCGCTACCCCTCCCTCTCGGGCTGGACCATCCGCGAATCAGCCGACCTGGAGCCGGGAGGCTTGTGGATCGAATCGAACGACGGCATCGTGGACAACACCCTGAACGGGCGCTGGACAGGCGTATCGCAGATTCTGGACCAGCTCACGCTGGAGCGGGAGGACTAACCGAGTGAATCCAACCGCCTGCCTGCACTACCTCTCCGAACTGCGGCCGGTCCGCAACTTCGGCAAGATCACCAAGGTCGTGGGGCTGGTGGCCGAAGGCCGCGGCATCAAGGCCCCTGTCGGCGCGGTCTGCCACCTCGTGCCCCACGAACCCGGAGGCGAATCCTTGGCCGCCGAGATCGTAGGCTTCAGAGACGGCGCTTGCCTGTTCATGCCCTACGGCGACATGCGCGGGGTCAGGCCCGGAAGTCTTATCCAGAATTCGAGCAATCCTCCGCACTTCCCCGTGGGCTTCGGCTTCCTGGGCCGCGCCCTGGATGCCTTCGGAGCCCCCCTGGACGGCCGGGAGGCGCCCGCGCCCGAGGCCTATTACCCCCTGCACACCGAACCGCCCAACCCGCTGACCAGGCCGCGCATCAACGAGCCACTGGACGTGGGCGTACGCGCGGTCAACGCCCTGCTGACCTTGGGCAAGGGCCAGCGCGTCGGCATCATGGCCGGCTCGGGCGTCGGCAAATCGACGGTCATGGGCATGATGGCCCGTTACACCAAGGCCGACGTGAACGTCATCGCCCTGGTGGGTGAACGCGGTCGAGAGGTGGTGGAGTTCATGGAGCGCGATCTGGGACCCGAGGGCATGAAGCGCTCCGTGCTCGTGGTGGCCACTTCGGACACCAGCCCGCTGGTGCGCATGCGCGCGGCCTACGCCGCCACGGCCATGGCCGAATTCTTCCGCGATCAGGGCAAGGACGTGCTGCTCATGATGGACTCGGTGACGCGCTTCTGCATGGCCGGCCGTGAGGTGGGCCTGGCGGCGGGCGAGCCACCCACGCGCGGCGGCTTCACTCCGAGTGTCTTCGCGCACCTGCCCAAGCTTCTGGAGCGCGCCGGCAAAAGCGCCAAGGGCTCCATCACGGGCATCTACACCGTGTTGGTGGACGGCGATGACTTCACCGAGCCCGTGGCCGACGCAACGCGTTCCATCCTGGACGGCCACATCGTGCTCACTCGCGAATTGGCCGACGCCGGCCACTACCCGTCCATCGACGTGCTCAAGAGCGTGTCGCGACTGCGCTCCGACATCACCACCCCCGAAGCGCAGGTCGCAGGCCGCACGCTCATCCGGCATATGGCCACC includes these proteins:
- a CDS encoding FliI/YscN family ATPase, with protein sequence MNPTACLHYLSELRPVRNFGKITKVVGLVAEGRGIKAPVGAVCHLVPHEPGGESLAAEIVGFRDGACLFMPYGDMRGVRPGSLIQNSSNPPHFPVGFGFLGRALDAFGAPLDGREAPAPEAYYPLHTEPPNPLTRPRINEPLDVGVRAVNALLTLGKGQRVGIMAGSGVGKSTVMGMMARYTKADVNVIALVGERGREVVEFMERDLGPEGMKRSVLVVATSDTSPLVRMRAAYAATAMAEFFRDQGKDVLLMMDSVTRFCMAGREVGLAAGEPPTRGGFTPSVFAHLPKLLERAGKSAKGSITGIYTVLVDGDDFTEPVADATRSILDGHIVLTRELADAGHYPSIDVLKSVSRLRSDITTPEAQVAGRTLIRHMATFKRVEDMVNIGAYAQGSNPEIDKALKMIGPINDFLRQGVDENADLPTSFKAMQDLARR
- a CDS encoding FliH/SctL family protein, encoding MSLSSEQAELLVREARAEKPARAQALDSGEHTEPDAEGVRFVSGRVILSMSDGLPKVTSVQEIEGKKPPVWDEKAGEEYLSRVRDKAMGKATEILAQAMADAEEIKRKAYEEGLAQGRSEALKEAAAKQSDMAEDLAQTLSAIRSAGKQAFDRQAADIVQLIRLAVERTLAVEMDQKRAEMLENLLRESLDLIDSQLNLTILVRPGERELLTPLLEASRDRYPSLSGWTIRESADLEPGGLWIESNDGIVDNTLNGRWTGVSQILDQLTLERED